The stretch of DNA ATTCCCGCCTCCGCGCTGTCGATTGGCGATACCCGTCTCGCGTCCGTTTTGCAAAAGGATGGCGCGCGTGTATCAACGGTCGAGCACTTGATGTCGGCGTGCGCTGGGCTGGGTATTGATAATCTGTATGTTGATGTTACCGCCGAAGAAATTCCGATTATGGATGGCAGTGCGGCATCGTTTGTGTTTTTAATTCAGTCGGCGGGCATTGAAGAGCAGGGTGCGGCGAAAAAATTTATCAAGGTTACCAGGCCGGTTGAAGTTCGTGATGGCGACAAATTTGCCCGTCTTGATCCTTACTTCGGCTTCAAGCTGAAATTTACGATTGATTTCCGTCATCCAGCCGTGGATAAAACCGGACAGGCGCTTGAAGTCGATTTCGCCAATACCTCGTATGTCCGTGAAATAGCTCGGGCTCGCACCTTTGGTTTTGCCCACGAAGTCGAAATGATGCGCGAACTGGGGCTCGCTCGTGGCGGCAGCATGGATAACGCGATCGTGCTCGATGAATACCGCATTCTGAATAACGATGGCCTGCGTTATGACGACGAGTTCGTGAAGCACAAAATGCTCGATGCCATCGGGGACCTTTATGTAATTGGTCATCCCTTGCTAGCGTCGTATACCGCGTACAAGTCAGGCCACGGCCTGAATAACGCCTTGCTACGCGAACTGCTGGCGCATGTTGATGCGTATGAAATTGTCACGTTCGATGATACGCGCAAGGCGCCTGGCGGTTTTGCCTACGATACGCAAACAGCATTTGCCTGAAGGTCGGTTCGGGGTGGGTCCGTAATGGAGCCCCGGACAAGACATGAAAAATGAGCGGCCTGCAAGAGGCCGCTCATTTTTTTTGGCCGGGACCGTCTGAATGAGATTGATGCCGTGCCGACATTCTGGCGAGCGCTGCTTGCAAAGGCGATGGCGCGAGTGATTCGCTTAGCGCCTGGAGTGCCGCTACGGCAGTGGAGGTCATGCGTGCCTGTTTAACTGGCTGCGGCTCTTTGAGCGTTTGCGGCCGCACACGGATTTTCAACGTATTGACTGCCCAGCCACGCTGCTGCAAATCCGCCAGCAAGCGTGGTTCAAGATGTCGCAGCCGGGCGGCTAGCGCGTTATGTGCAGCAAACAGGGCAAGTACCCCATTCTTGATGAATCCCGGCTCGATGCTCGTCG from Paraburkholderia hayleyella encodes:
- the lpxC gene encoding UDP-3-O-acyl-N-acetylglucosamine deacetylase; translation: MLKQRTIKTIVKTVGIGLHSGRKVNLTLRPAAPDTGIVFTRVDLPTPVDIPASALSIGDTRLASVLQKDGARVSTVEHLMSACAGLGIDNLYVDVTAEEIPIMDGSAASFVFLIQSAGIEEQGAAKKFIKVTRPVEVRDGDKFARLDPYFGFKLKFTIDFRHPAVDKTGQALEVDFANTSYVREIARARTFGFAHEVEMMRELGLARGGSMDNAIVLDEYRILNNDGLRYDDEFVKHKMLDAIGDLYVIGHPLLASYTAYKSGHGLNNALLRELLAHVDAYEIVTFDDTRKAPGGFAYDTQTAFA
- a CDS encoding DUF721 domain-containing protein, whose protein sequence is MARPPSFSRPFNPRSLQPAVEVLNRADTFAALRAGIEQIAALQRDLRQLLPDYLATSIEPGFIKNGVLALFAAHNALAARLRHLEPRLLADLQQRGWAVNTLKIRVRPQTLKEPQPVKQARMTSTAVAALQALSESLAPSPLQAALARMSARHQSHSDGPGQKK